A section of the Amblyomma americanum isolate KBUSLIRL-KWMA chromosome 2, ASM5285725v1, whole genome shotgun sequence genome encodes:
- the LOC144121776 gene encoding uncharacterized protein LOC144121776, whose protein sequence is MADLPELQRRLLERSRLLGFEPYGDTPLRVPDQPSSEDDSGGSDNGCEDGACGQQLAVVARGTTATFGSPDREPPEPGRVGNTHWCFCGRCVSMPTALESTCCREIPAATVKQPSGCITEHPHFYTLCLDEVVLTVALQMLLDHGLRVEHTGRYRYISYSQLAHWLWGRLGRHHRKVLPACAVCQIRERFPSEGYTGFQYAQGL, encoded by the exons ATGGCTGATCTTCCCGAGCTGCAGCGTCGCTTGCTGGAAAGGAGTCGGCTGTTGGGGTTTGAGCCGTACGGCGACACACCTTTGCGGGTGCCAGATCAGCCGTCGTCAGAGGACGATAGCGGTGGCAGTGACAATGGCTGCGAAGACGGAGCGTGCGGCCAGCAACTAGCGGTCGTAGCCCGCGGCACAACCGCTACTTTCGGAAGCCCCGACCGTGAGCCTCCCGAACCCGGTCGTGTCGGGAATACACACTG GTGTTTCTGCGGGCGGTGCGTGTCGATGCCCACTGCACTCGAGAGCACCTGCTGCCGCGAGATCCCTGCAGCGACTGTGAAGCAGCCGTCCGGGTGCATCACGGAGCACCCCCACTTTTACACCCTGTGCCTCGACGAGGTGGTGCTTACGGTGGCACTGCAAATGCTTTTGGATCATGGGCTACGCGTCGAGCACACAGG GAGGTACCGCTACATCAGCTACAGCCAGCTTGCACACTGGCTTTGGGGACGCCTGGGCAGACATCACCGGAAGGTCCTCCCTGCTTGTGCTGTATGCCAAATAAGGGAGAGATTTCCATCGGAAGGTTACACTGGTTTCCAGTATGCACAAGGGCTCTAG